The nucleotide window ATCAATACCTTTTTAATCATAAGACAAAACTCCCTCTTACGTGCTTAGTCAATTATCGTACTAAAAATAAAGGCTGTCCGTATTCTACAAGTTGTCCATTTTTCACTAAGATCTCTACGATTTCTCCTTCAACTTCTGCTTCGATTTCATTGAATAGTTTCATTGCTTCTACAATGCATACGACTGTATCTGCAGAAATGCGGTCACCTACTTTTACATAAGCAGACGCATCCGGAGATGGTGAAGCGTAAAATGTCCCTACCATGGGCGAAGTAATTTTATGGAGATTCTCTTCGGAAACAGCCGCTTTCGGAGCTTCTTGTACTGGCACTGAAACAGGTACAGAAACAGGTGTAGATTCCATAGCAGCTGCTTTTTCTTCCACTATGATGGAACGAGGTGCTTCATAAGTTAACGCAGTGCTGATTTGCTTCTTCATCTTAATAGTTGCACCGTCTAACGTGTATTCAAATTCATCAATGTTTGAGTTATCAATCAACTTAATTAGTTCACGGACTTCTTGAATTTTGAACATTATCATCCACTCCCATATGCTTGTTTACTACTTTATCTTACGACAATTTTTTGAAAATTCCAACCGTACAAACTTTTTAGTATGTCTTCTCTGTT belongs to Ectobacillus sp. JY-23 and includes:
- the accB gene encoding acetyl-CoA carboxylase biotin carboxyl carrier protein — encoded protein: MFKIQEVRELIKLIDNSNIDEFEYTLDGATIKMKKQISTALTYEAPRSIIVEEKAAAMESTPVSVPVSVPVQEAPKAAVSEENLHKITSPMVGTFYASPSPDASAYVKVGDRISADTVVCIVEAMKLFNEIEAEVEGEIVEILVKNGQLVEYGQPLFLVR